In a genomic window of Chrysemys picta bellii isolate R12L10 chromosome 1, ASM1138683v2, whole genome shotgun sequence:
- the LOC135976694 gene encoding uncharacterized protein LOC135976694, whose protein sequence is MQADNRKRAPAWTVREVLDLIAVWGEDSVLAELRSKRRNAKTFEKISKGMMERGHNRDSDQCRVKVKELRQAYQKTKEANGCSGSEPRTCRFYAKLHAILGGAATTTPPVIVDSGSGIVLSATPEDSADGGEEEEEEEDELAESTQHSILPNSQDLFLSLTEVPSQASIQDPDPMEGTSAAANSSSLPPPSRRLSQIRRRKKKTRDEMFSEIMESSRSDRAHLNEWKETVAKYRKEASEREDRRDQREDMRDLREERRDARDERWRQEDQRRQDATLGLLREQTDMLRRLVELQERLQENRLPLQPLYPTPPSPCSISSSPRRVRTRGVGGGSVHLPIPPQWTAQAKGCHFFNLFLVAFSFPPILLPNPTQVPSLFF, encoded by the exons atgcaggctgataatcgaaaaagagcaccagcatggaccgtgagggaggtactggatctgatcgctgtatggggagaggattcagtgctagcagaacttcgttctaaaagacgaaatgccaaaacttttgaaaaaatctccaagggcatgatggagagaggccacaatagggactcagatcagtgccgcgtgaaagtcaaggagctcagacaagcctatcaaaaaacaaaggaggcaaacggttgctctgggtcagagccgcggacatgccgcttctacgccaagctgcatgcaattctagggggggccgccaccactaccccacctgtgatcgtggattccgggtcggggatagtcttaTCAGCTACACccgaggattctgccgatgggggagaggaggaggaggaggaggaggatgagcttgcagagagcacacagcactccattctccccaacagccaggatctttttctcagcctgactgaagtaccctcccaagccagtatccaagaccctgaccccatggaagggacctcag cagctgcaaattcctcaagcctccctcctccatcccgaaggctatcacagataaggcgtcgtaaaaagaagacgcgagacgagatgttttcagaaattatggaatccagccgcagtgacagagctcatctgaatgagtggaaggaaacggttgcaaagtataggaaagaagccagtgaacgtgaggacaggagggaccaacgtgaggacatgagggacctacgtgaggagaggagagacgctcgagatgagaggtggcggcaggaagatcagaggaggcaggatgcaacgctggggctgctgcgtgagcaaacagacatgctccggcgtctggtggagcttcaggaacggctgcaggaaaacagactgccactacagcccctgtaccccactcccccctccccatgttccatatcctcctcacccagacgtgtaagaacgcggggggtggggggaggctccgtacaccttcccattccaccccagtggacagcccaagcaaaaggctgtcatttttttaacctttttttagtggccttttccttcccaccgatcctcctcccaaatcccacccaggttccctccctctttttctaa